A single region of the Gephyromycinifex aptenodytis genome encodes:
- a CDS encoding PTS sugar transporter subunit IIA: MIEVVAPCAGQVGKLADVADPVFAAEMVGSGISIDPPREPITAVAPVAGTVVKAHPHAMAIQAADGSGVLVHLGLDTVQLHGEGFEVLIQEKAQVRSGEPLVRWNPAEVEAGGRDPMVLLCVLDTAPGAVHCERIGEQVSSGEAVFTWGD, encoded by the coding sequence GTGATCGAGGTCGTCGCGCCCTGCGCCGGGCAGGTAGGCAAGCTGGCTGACGTGGCCGATCCGGTCTTCGCGGCTGAGATGGTGGGCTCCGGAATCAGCATCGACCCGCCCCGGGAGCCGATCACCGCGGTCGCACCCGTGGCCGGCACGGTAGTCAAAGCCCACCCGCACGCGATGGCCATTCAGGCCGCGGACGGCAGCGGCGTGTTGGTCCACCTCGGACTGGACACTGTGCAACTGCACGGCGAGGGCTTCGAGGTCCTTATTCAGGAGAAGGCCCAGGTGCGCAGCGGGGAGCCCTTGGTGCGTTGGAACCCGGCTGAGGTCGAAGCCGGCGGACGCGACCCGATGGTGCTGCTGTGTGTGCTGGACACCGCGCCCGGCGCGGTCCACTGCGAGCGCATCGGGGAGCAGGTGAGCTCCGGTGAGGCGGTGTTCACCTGGGGCGACTGA